One genomic region from Pseudomonas hormoni encodes:
- a CDS encoding Sbal_3080 family lipoprotein → MLFRAITASLLLALTGCTNVTVEPVAPQYKISQLCIEENPKVVVGDFVDGLQTLLRKHNIESRLYAAPLPGSCEYRLTYTAIRSWDFSPYLSDASVRLFKGGQQIGFGQYHLTGEGGFDPSKVAPVEEKMGPVINQLLGQNK, encoded by the coding sequence ATGCTGTTCAGAGCCATCACGGCAAGCCTTCTACTGGCATTGACCGGTTGCACCAACGTCACCGTCGAGCCAGTCGCTCCTCAATACAAAATCTCGCAGCTCTGCATCGAAGAGAACCCCAAAGTAGTGGTGGGCGATTTTGTTGATGGCCTGCAAACGCTATTGCGCAAGCACAACATCGAAAGTCGGTTGTACGCCGCACCCCTTCCGGGCAGTTGTGAATACCGTCTGACTTACACCGCCATCCGTTCCTGGGACTTTTCCCCGTACTTGTCCGATGCCAGTGTCCGGCTCTTCAAGGGCGGTCAACAAATCGGCTTTGGTCAATACCATCTGACCGGTGAGGGGGGCTTCGATCCGTCGAAAGTGGCGCCGGTCGAGGAAAAGATGGGGCCGGTGATCAACCAGTTGCTGGGGCAAAACAAATGA
- a CDS encoding DUF2846 domain-containing protein — MKSIPVLLLMLLLTGCGHTSSSQPYFEPPAPPQGKALVYMMRTQVIQGSFYDSVFSINDSAVVGLNDKTYSWVLVSPGLHKVSAGPRPHPRNVFLNLQVEQGKEYFVEYTQEYAAEMVRVRDAKEGKAMVKGYSYIPVK; from the coding sequence ATGAAAAGTATCCCGGTTCTGTTGCTCATGCTGTTGTTGACCGGATGCGGTCACACCAGCTCCAGCCAGCCGTATTTCGAGCCGCCGGCGCCTCCGCAGGGCAAGGCGCTGGTTTACATGATGCGGACCCAGGTCATTCAAGGCAGTTTTTATGACAGCGTGTTCAGCATCAATGACAGCGCAGTGGTCGGGCTCAATGACAAAACCTATTCCTGGGTTCTGGTGAGCCCGGGCCTGCATAAGGTCTCAGCCGGGCCGCGCCCGCATCCACGAAACGTGTTCTTGAACCTGCAGGTCGAGCAGGGCAAGGAATACTTCGTTGAATACACGCAGGAGTACGCGGCCGAGATGGTTCGGGTGCGGGATGCCAAGGAAGGGAAAGCCATGGTGAAGGGGTATTCGTATATTCCGGTGAAGTAG
- a CDS encoding DUF899 domain-containing protein — translation MNAQNHQIVSREEWLAARKQHLAHEKAFTKERDKLSAERRALPWVKIDKDYRFQGPNGELKLADLFGGRSQLVIYHFMFADGWDEGCPGCSFLSDHIDGANQHLAHHDVAVVAVSHAPFAEFQAFKRRMGWKFDWVSSAGSDFNYDFGVSARAEDVAAGTATYNYEKSDGAEEELPGLSVFYRNEAGDIFHTYSTYARGLDMLVGTYNYLDLMPKGRNEEEIMEWVKHHDRYEDKASSSCCHGE, via the coding sequence ATGAACGCTCAGAACCATCAAATCGTATCGCGAGAAGAATGGCTCGCCGCTCGTAAACAACACCTGGCTCACGAAAAAGCCTTCACCAAGGAACGGGACAAACTCAGCGCCGAACGTCGGGCCCTGCCCTGGGTGAAAATCGACAAGGACTATCGCTTTCAGGGCCCCAACGGCGAACTGAAGCTGGCCGACCTGTTCGGCGGCCGCAGCCAGTTGGTCATCTACCACTTCATGTTCGCCGACGGCTGGGACGAAGGCTGCCCCGGTTGCTCCTTCCTGTCCGACCACATCGACGGCGCCAACCAGCACCTGGCCCATCATGACGTGGCCGTGGTTGCCGTTTCCCACGCGCCATTCGCCGAATTCCAGGCGTTCAAACGACGCATGGGCTGGAAATTCGACTGGGTATCGTCAGCAGGCAGCGATTTCAACTATGACTTTGGCGTCTCGGCCCGCGCAGAAGATGTTGCCGCCGGAACAGCGACCTACAACTACGAAAAATCCGACGGCGCCGAAGAAGAACTCCCGGGCCTCAGCGTGTTTTATCGCAACGAAGCGGGCGATATTTTTCACACTTACTCCACCTATGCCCGCGGCCTGGACATGCTGGTCGGCACCTACAACTACCTCGACCTCATGCCCAAGGGCCGCAACGAAGAGGAAATCATGGAATGGGTAAAGCATCACGATCGGTATGAAGACAAAGCTTCTTCCAGCTGCTGTCACGGGGAATAG
- a CDS encoding transcriptional regulator, producing MTTYNWDLIERLLHEVQNAAPSFTPRPYAEQYAAEKATEGEQTENLDHLKAVAGEYEKLLLARGYIESRPEEQGGTGSNYILTPRGSSLLSLIDSSIPGDAHPRQVLDEQEDALDEVTFDEVASKAQIA from the coding sequence ATGACGACTTATAACTGGGATTTGATTGAACGTTTGCTGCACGAGGTGCAAAACGCAGCACCCAGCTTCACGCCACGGCCCTATGCCGAGCAGTATGCAGCGGAGAAAGCCACGGAGGGCGAGCAGACTGAAAACCTGGATCACCTGAAAGCGGTGGCCGGTGAGTACGAAAAGTTACTGCTGGCGCGTGGTTATATTGAATCCAGGCCAGAAGAGCAGGGCGGCACCGGTTCGAACTACATACTGACGCCACGGGGCTCGAGTTTGTTGAGCCTGATCGACAGCAGCATTCCGGGCGATGCTCATCCGCGGCAGGTGCTGGATGAGCAGGAAGATGCGCTGGATGAAGTGACGTTTGATGAGGTGGCGTCCAAGGCGCAGATTGCCTGA
- a CDS encoding DUF6279 family lipoprotein → MSRWLKCLAVVLTLSLALGACSRVGLAYRNLDVIIPWTLSDYLDMNGEQKGWFNERLKEHLSWHCTTQLPGYLDWLDRLQAMVETNQVTDAALQTRTREAKQAIAQTAREITPSAIELLQGLNDKQVAEMNDAFAKDQRKRQHDYLKPSLDQQIKERGERMEKRLNDWLGPLSPTQQQRVVAWSNALGDQNTQWIANRAHWQKQFSAAVAQRQSPEFPQRIETLLVNRESLWTADYRKAYANTEAQARSLFVDLMAESTPTQRERLLKKIEGVRKDFNDLKCLKAAQQS, encoded by the coding sequence ATGTCGCGCTGGTTGAAGTGTCTCGCCGTCGTCCTCACCCTCAGTCTCGCCCTCGGTGCGTGCAGCCGCGTGGGTCTGGCCTATCGAAACCTCGACGTGATCATTCCATGGACGCTCAGCGATTACCTGGACATGAACGGTGAGCAGAAAGGCTGGTTCAACGAGCGCCTGAAAGAACACCTGAGCTGGCACTGCACCACGCAATTGCCGGGTTACCTCGACTGGCTCGACCGTTTACAGGCGATGGTTGAGACCAATCAGGTGACCGACGCCGCGCTGCAAACCCGAACCCGGGAAGCCAAACAAGCCATCGCCCAGACCGCGCGGGAAATCACCCCGTCGGCCATCGAGTTGTTGCAGGGGCTGAATGACAAGCAAGTCGCGGAGATGAACGACGCCTTTGCCAAGGACCAGCGCAAACGCCAGCATGATTACCTGAAACCGTCCCTCGACCAGCAGATCAAGGAGCGCGGCGAGCGTATGGAAAAACGCTTGAATGACTGGCTCGGCCCGCTCAGTCCGACCCAGCAACAACGTGTCGTCGCCTGGTCGAATGCCTTGGGTGACCAGAACACGCAATGGATCGCCAATCGCGCCCATTGGCAGAAGCAATTCAGCGCAGCGGTTGCGCAACGTCAGAGCCCGGAATTCCCACAGCGAATCGAGACACTTCTGGTGAATCGCGAGAGTTTATGGACGGCCGATTACCGTAAGGCCTACGCCAACACAGAAGCACAGGCGCGAAGTCTTTTTGTGGATTTGATGGCCGAGAGCACGCCGACCCAGCGTGAGCGGTTGTTAAAGAAAATCGAAGGGGTGCGTAAGGATTTCAACGATTTGAAGTGCCTAAAAGCAGCGCAGCAGAGTTAA
- a CDS encoding TorF family putative porin, which translates to MLKPFLFLLGALLSCSVANAQIFQRELGDFDLKLGTTPSRSMAQGLVKPSTTGSFHGGLDLSHDSGFYFGQWSPSMGLSPGNNLEVDSYMGFKQPFDQTLGYEVGMIHYSYPKVDTLDTQELFGGLTILGSRFGAAFSNDPDKQNSTVFADLGGNQPFGVGISMKYTTHQLNTPVSVDGGYVGNFTDWSLTLSRPFMGIDLDLIYSGSSLSGSDCSAYSGHNSQCDGLVTLKAEHTFY; encoded by the coding sequence ATGCTCAAACCCTTTCTGTTTTTGCTCGGCGCCCTGCTGTCATGTTCGGTCGCCAACGCGCAAATCTTCCAGCGTGAACTGGGGGACTTCGATCTCAAGCTCGGCACCACCCCCAGTCGCAGCATGGCCCAGGGGCTGGTCAAACCCTCGACCACCGGCTCCTTTCACGGCGGCCTCGACCTGAGCCACGACAGCGGCTTCTACTTCGGCCAATGGTCACCGAGCATGGGGTTGAGTCCGGGGAACAACCTGGAAGTCGATTCCTACATGGGCTTTAAACAACCCTTCGATCAAACCCTCGGTTACGAAGTCGGCATGATCCACTACAGCTACCCAAAGGTGGATACCCTCGACACCCAGGAACTCTTCGGCGGCCTGACCATTCTGGGCAGCCGTTTCGGCGCCGCCTTCAGCAACGACCCGGACAAACAGAACAGCACCGTGTTCGCCGATCTCGGTGGCAATCAACCGTTCGGCGTCGGGATCAGCATGAAATACACCACCCACCAGCTCAACACCCCGGTGTCGGTGGACGGTGGGTATGTAGGCAACTTCACCGATTGGTCGCTGACCCTGTCTCGACCGTTCATGGGTATCGACCTGGACCTGATCTACAGCGGCTCAAGCCTCAGCGGCAGCGACTGCTCCGCCTACTCCGGGCACAACAGTCAGTGCGACGGCCTGGTCACCCTCAAGGCCGAACACACGTTCTATTGA
- a CDS encoding CvfB family protein — MALVGRYNSLQVVKHTNFGLYLDGGADGEILLPNRYIPKDIPSEDEDWLNVFVYLDSDDKLIATTEKPKVQVGEFASLKVVEVNSIGVFLDWGLPKDLLLPYSEEKRQMTAGEYVVVHVYLDKHTRRITATARLDRYLDKSPANYTPGQEVDLLVAEATDMGFKAIINNKHWGLIHKNEIFKFMRAGKEEKGFIKEVRADGKISLSLQPVGEEAATSLNSKILAKLRENNGTLPVSDKSDPTVITSMFGVSKGNFKKAIGALYKNGQIVIHADRIELS, encoded by the coding sequence ATGGCTTTAGTCGGGCGTTACAACAGTTTGCAAGTGGTTAAACACACTAACTTCGGTTTATATCTGGACGGTGGCGCGGATGGCGAAATTCTTCTGCCTAACCGTTATATTCCCAAAGATATTCCCAGCGAAGATGAAGACTGGCTCAACGTTTTTGTTTATCTGGACAGCGATGACAAACTTATCGCAACTACCGAAAAGCCGAAAGTTCAAGTCGGTGAATTCGCCAGTTTGAAAGTCGTTGAAGTCAACAGCATCGGTGTTTTCCTGGATTGGGGTTTGCCGAAGGACCTGTTGCTGCCGTATTCCGAAGAGAAGCGTCAGATGACTGCTGGCGAGTACGTCGTGGTGCACGTCTACCTCGACAAGCACACCCGCCGCATTACTGCGACGGCGCGTCTGGACCGTTATCTCGACAAGTCCCCGGCCAACTACACCCCTGGCCAGGAAGTTGATCTGCTGGTTGCCGAAGCCACCGACATGGGCTTCAAGGCAATCATCAACAACAAGCACTGGGGCCTGATCCACAAGAACGAAATCTTCAAGTTCATGCGCGCCGGCAAGGAAGAGAAGGGCTTCATCAAAGAAGTCCGGGCCGACGGCAAGATCAGCCTGAGCCTGCAACCGGTGGGCGAAGAAGCGGCCACCAGCCTCAACTCGAAGATCCTCGCCAAGTTGCGCGAAAACAACGGCACGCTGCCGGTGAGCGACAAGAGCGACCCGACGGTGATCACCAGCATGTTTGGCGTCAGCAAGGGCAACTTCAAGAAGGCCATTGGTGCGCTGTACAAGAATGGCCAGATCGTTATTCATGCCGATCGCATTGAACTGAGCTGA
- a CDS encoding DMT family transporter, producing the protein MSATRRTADAFALQVMMGLCLIWGVQQVMIKWAAPDIAPVMQAAGRSGISALLVGLLICWKGGWDQVGKTWRGGLLAGALFGLEFFFISEGLQLTTAAHMSVFLYTAPIFTALGVHWLLPSERLRPVQWLGIFLAFIGIAIAFAGGVSWDNLDRRMLMGDALGVLAGAAWGATTVVVRASRLSEAPVTLTLFYQLIVGFVGLLLIAMLSGQVTHVSLTTVAVASVLFQGLVVSFFSYLTWFWLLRRYLAANLAVFSFMTPLFGVTFGVVLLGEALSLNFVIGAVLVLLGITFVSAEQWVRRRLRKALGQH; encoded by the coding sequence GTGAGCGCCACTCGGCGTACCGCCGATGCTTTTGCCCTGCAAGTGATGATGGGGCTGTGCCTGATCTGGGGCGTGCAGCAGGTGATGATCAAGTGGGCGGCGCCTGACATCGCGCCGGTCATGCAGGCTGCGGGGCGGTCGGGTATTTCTGCGTTGCTTGTAGGATTGCTGATCTGCTGGAAGGGCGGCTGGGATCAGGTCGGTAAAACATGGCGCGGTGGACTGCTGGCCGGCGCACTGTTTGGACTGGAGTTCTTCTTCATTTCCGAAGGCCTGCAATTGACCACGGCCGCGCACATGTCGGTGTTCCTTTACACGGCGCCGATCTTCACCGCGCTGGGCGTGCACTGGTTGTTGCCGAGTGAACGTTTGAGGCCGGTCCAGTGGCTGGGCATTTTCCTCGCCTTCATCGGAATTGCCATCGCGTTTGCCGGTGGCGTGTCGTGGGACAACCTCGATCGCCGCATGTTGATGGGGGATGCGCTGGGCGTATTGGCCGGTGCCGCTTGGGGCGCGACCACCGTCGTGGTGCGCGCTTCGCGCCTGTCGGAAGCACCGGTGACGCTCACGTTGTTCTACCAACTGATTGTCGGTTTCGTCGGTTTGCTGCTGATCGCGATGCTCAGTGGCCAGGTCACGCACGTCAGCCTGACCACCGTGGCGGTGGCCAGTGTGCTGTTCCAGGGACTGGTGGTGTCGTTCTTCAGCTACCTGACCTGGTTCTGGTTGCTGCGTCGCTATCTGGCGGCGAACCTGGCGGTGTTTTCGTTCATGACGCCATTGTTCGGCGTCACGTTCGGCGTGGTCTTGCTGGGCGAAGCGCTGAGCCTCAACTTCGTCATCGGGGCCGTGCTGGTGTTGCTCGGCATCACGTTTGTCAGCGCTGAACAGTGGGTGCGCCGTCGTTTGCGCAAAGCCCTCGGCCAGCACTGA
- a CDS encoding MFS transporter, with product MSPLIRLLASFIALMMAMGIGRFALTPQLPHLLSEGQIDLTAAGLIAAANYLGYFVGAVDAMFSHRPEQVRQRLMGGLWLCVLLTLASFWANGFWSHLLLRFGTGVASAWVLVMITALSQPLAAAAGRPRLGALVFAGPGLGIFLTGLLALGSNLLGQTSATLWLVYAGVALVMLLGILPFLPQPSATVAVAVSTAGSGNRGIGRLGVIYCLYGLGYIIPATFLSQMANAQFHGQWQADLFWPCFGLASAIGVLLVSLRRHNPNATRHWLMATLWLQAAGVFACLLGSGSGLALGVILCGTPFLACMQLVMQRSRELAPHATQRNAGLLTACFAVGQLAGPLLAALSSHFSGGLQPALIVAGSGLLIAGGLLFRPVSAGRGLCANDGAPTVQR from the coding sequence ATGTCCCCGCTGATTCGCTTACTCGCCAGTTTTATCGCGCTCATGATGGCCATGGGCATCGGGCGATTCGCCCTTACCCCGCAATTGCCGCACCTGCTCAGCGAAGGTCAGATCGACCTCACGGCCGCCGGTCTGATTGCCGCGGCCAACTACCTTGGGTATTTCGTTGGTGCCGTGGACGCGATGTTCTCCCATCGTCCGGAGCAAGTCCGGCAGCGGCTGATGGGCGGGTTGTGGCTGTGTGTCTTACTCACGCTCGCATCGTTCTGGGCCAACGGGTTCTGGTCGCATCTGTTGCTGCGTTTCGGCACGGGCGTGGCCAGCGCCTGGGTGCTGGTGATGATCACCGCGCTGAGCCAGCCACTGGCCGCCGCAGCCGGTCGACCTCGGCTTGGCGCGCTGGTATTTGCCGGACCGGGTCTGGGGATTTTTCTGACGGGATTGTTGGCCTTGGGCTCGAACCTGTTGGGTCAGACCTCCGCAACCTTGTGGCTGGTATACGCCGGCGTCGCACTGGTGATGCTGTTGGGGATTTTGCCATTCCTGCCGCAACCGTCCGCCACCGTGGCAGTCGCCGTCAGCACTGCCGGTTCGGGCAACCGGGGGATCGGTCGTTTGGGGGTGATCTACTGCTTGTACGGTCTGGGCTACATCATCCCGGCCACTTTCCTCTCGCAAATGGCGAACGCGCAGTTCCATGGCCAATGGCAAGCCGATCTGTTCTGGCCATGCTTTGGTCTGGCGTCGGCCATCGGCGTGCTGCTGGTGAGTCTTCGTCGTCATAACCCGAACGCCACCCGTCATTGGCTGATGGCAACGTTGTGGCTGCAAGCGGCCGGTGTGTTCGCCTGCCTGCTGGGCAGTGGGTCAGGCCTGGCGCTGGGGGTGATCCTGTGTGGCACGCCGTTCCTGGCCTGCATGCAGCTGGTGATGCAACGCTCCCGGGAACTGGCACCCCACGCCACCCAGCGCAATGCCGGACTGCTGACTGCGTGCTTCGCCGTGGGTCAGCTCGCCGGACCGCTACTGGCAGCGTTGAGCAGCCATTTCAGCGGTGGTTTGCAGCCGGCGCTGATCGTGGCGGGCAGCGGTTTGCTTATCGCCGGTGGGCTGTTGTTCCGTCCGGTCAGTGCTGGCCGAGGGCTTTGCGCAAACGACGGCGCACCCACTGTTCAGCGCTGA
- the ptrR gene encoding putrescine utilization regulator PtrR: MEFSQLRIFQAVAEEGSITRAAERLHRVPSNLSTRLKQLEEQLGVELFLRERQRLQLSPAGKVLLDYTAKLFNLRNEAQAAVQGGQPAGDFVLGTMYSTAAIHLPGLLARYHRTYPAVNLQVQSGPSGELLEGLLTGRLDAALVDGPLELAGLDGVPFREERLVLISEADHPPVRSALDVEGRSVFTFRHGCSYRTRLEAWFAHDHAAMGRAMEIESYPGMLACVIAGSGVALMSESMLASLPGRESVAVHPLAEPFATATTWLMWRKGMVGANLNAWIEQQQAVYPSETTSARAIA, translated from the coding sequence GTGGAATTCAGCCAATTGCGGATCTTCCAGGCGGTGGCGGAGGAGGGCTCGATTACCCGTGCTGCCGAGCGTTTGCATCGGGTGCCGTCGAATCTGTCGACACGCCTTAAACAGCTTGAGGAGCAGCTCGGCGTAGAACTCTTCTTGCGCGAGCGTCAGCGTTTGCAGTTGTCTCCTGCGGGAAAAGTCTTGCTGGACTACACCGCGAAGCTGTTCAACCTGCGCAATGAAGCGCAAGCGGCAGTGCAGGGCGGGCAACCGGCGGGTGACTTCGTACTCGGCACGATGTACAGCACCGCCGCCATTCATCTCCCAGGGCTTTTGGCTCGGTATCACCGCACCTATCCGGCAGTGAACCTGCAAGTGCAATCCGGGCCCAGTGGCGAATTGCTCGAAGGCCTGCTCACCGGTCGCCTCGATGCGGCGCTGGTGGATGGCCCGCTGGAGTTGGCCGGGCTCGATGGCGTGCCCTTTCGCGAAGAACGCCTGGTGCTGATCAGCGAAGCCGATCACCCGCCGGTGCGCAGCGCGCTGGATGTGGAGGGGCGCTCGGTGTTCACCTTTCGCCACGGCTGTTCTTACCGGACGCGTCTGGAAGCCTGGTTCGCCCACGATCACGCGGCCATGGGGCGGGCGATGGAAATCGAGTCCTACCCAGGAATGCTCGCCTGCGTGATTGCCGGTTCGGGGGTGGCGCTGATGTCGGAGTCGATGCTGGCCAGCCTTCCGGGCCGCGAAAGTGTAGCGGTGCACCCGTTGGCCGAGCCTTTCGCCACGGCGACGACCTGGCTGATGTGGCGCAAGGGCATGGTCGGGGCCAATCTGAATGCGTGGATAGAGCAGCAACAGGCGGTCTATCCGTCAGAAACAACGTCGGCCCGGGCAATTGCCTGA
- a CDS encoding PA1414 family protein, translating into MKEKIQNWLHDLGVALGLIEPPLQPVPIRTDDEQRRRQQRRR; encoded by the coding sequence ATGAAAGAGAAAATCCAAAACTGGCTGCATGACCTGGGTGTCGCACTCGGTTTGATCGAACCGCCTCTGCAGCCTGTGCCTATTCGCACTGACGACGAACAGCGTCGACGCCAGCAGCGCCGTCGGTAA
- a CDS encoding acyl carrier protein: MKRAVVRSTVHRFISRLLERQDDFDDNASLAELGLDKSDIEDLIFHLEDELGLTAFTAEEDRMLKTARTANDLSRFLMEIERH; this comes from the coding sequence ATGAAAAGAGCCGTCGTACGTTCCACTGTGCATCGTTTCATCAGCCGACTGCTGGAGCGTCAGGATGACTTCGACGATAACGCCAGCTTGGCTGAATTAGGGTTGGATAAATCGGACATCGAAGACCTGATCTTCCATCTGGAAGATGAGTTGGGGTTGACGGCGTTTACGGCGGAGGAAGACCGGATGCTCAAGACTGCCAGGACGGCGAATGATTTGAGTCGGTTTTTGATGGAGATCGAGCGGCATTGA
- a CDS encoding MBL fold metallo-hydrolase — translation MKIVSRDQWFEVKQLSDGIRLIHEPYIRPFYRCNLWHIQGRDKDLLLDSGSGLVSLREQLPWITERPLVAVASHCHFDHIAGHHEFAERLVHPAEADILAAPDGENDLSRAFVGDDMFEAHPDCPLCYAEYRVKAAPATGMIEEGDVLDLGNRVLQVLHTPGHSPGGISLYEATTETLFSGDIIYDGPLIEDAYHSDLNDYARSLQRLSELPIRTVHGGHFGSFSGEHLRNMIDEWQRSHA, via the coding sequence ATGAAGATCGTCAGCCGCGATCAGTGGTTCGAGGTCAAACAGCTCAGCGACGGCATCCGCCTGATCCACGAGCCTTACATCCGCCCTTTCTACCGCTGCAACCTCTGGCACATTCAGGGCCGCGACAAGGACCTGCTGCTGGACAGCGGGTCCGGGCTGGTGAGCCTGCGCGAGCAATTGCCGTGGATCACCGAACGGCCGCTGGTGGCCGTGGCCAGTCACTGCCATTTCGATCACATCGCCGGCCATCACGAATTTGCCGAACGCCTGGTGCATCCGGCCGAGGCCGACATCCTTGCGGCACCTGACGGCGAAAACGATTTGAGCCGGGCATTCGTCGGCGACGACATGTTCGAGGCCCACCCCGACTGCCCGCTGTGTTACGCCGAATACCGGGTCAAAGCCGCACCGGCCACGGGCATGATTGAGGAAGGTGACGTGCTGGATCTGGGCAATCGCGTGTTGCAGGTGCTGCACACGCCCGGGCACTCGCCGGGCGGCATCAGCCTGTATGAGGCGACGACCGAAACCCTGTTCAGCGGCGACATCATCTACGACGGCCCGCTGATCGAAGACGCGTATCACTCCGACCTCAATGACTACGCGCGCAGCCTGCAACGCTTGAGTGAGCTGCCGATTCGCACCGTGCATGGCGGACATTTCGGGAGTTTTTCCGGGGAACATTTGCGCAACATGATTGACGAGTGGCAGCGCTCGCACGCCTGA